The Enteractinococcus fodinae genome has a segment encoding these proteins:
- the hisB gene encoding imidazoleglycerol-phosphate dehydratase HisB: MAAELLSGRKASMQRTTSESDVYVELDLDGTGTSKISTGVPFYDHMLDALSRHSLMDLTVQATGDIHVDVHHTVEDVAITLGEVFKVALGDKRGIRRYGEATIPMDEALARAVVDLSGRPYFLHEGESEAQVYHLIGGHFTGAMTRHVFESFTHHAAINVHVDLLRGRDPHHIVEVQFKALARALRQAIEQDPRVEGIPSTKGAL; the protein is encoded by the coding sequence ATGGCAGCAGAATTACTTTCTGGTCGAAAAGCGTCGATGCAACGAACAACCTCGGAATCGGATGTCTACGTTGAACTCGACCTCGACGGTACCGGAACGTCGAAGATTTCCACCGGAGTGCCATTTTATGATCACATGCTGGATGCTCTGAGCCGGCACTCCTTGATGGATCTGACGGTCCAAGCCACCGGTGACATCCACGTAGATGTCCATCACACGGTCGAAGACGTCGCCATTACCTTGGGTGAGGTGTTCAAAGTTGCTCTGGGTGATAAACGCGGCATCCGCCGGTATGGCGAAGCCACCATCCCGATGGATGAAGCGCTGGCACGGGCCGTGGTGGATTTGTCAGGTCGGCCATATTTTCTTCACGAAGGCGAATCCGAAGCGCAGGTGTATCACCTCATCGGTGGACATTTCACCGGTGCCATGACCCGGCACGTTTTCGAGTCCTTCACCCACCACGCGGCCATTAACGTCCACGTCGACCTGCTGCGTGGGCGCGATCCGCACCACATCGTTGAAGTGCAGTTCAAGGCATTGGCCCGAGCGTTGCGTCAAGCCATCGAACAAGATCCTCGCGTTGAGGGCATCCCCTCCACTAAGGGTGCGCTGTAG
- a CDS encoding SseB family protein: protein MKDQPQLPGHIQAAIDRNLARQNRDAFGRPADSAGTSWQGRDLTGPGIDGSKNPLHAFDTDDGLEDERWTKVSQKLLAGEADEKDVFKVLEAIRVFAAVVPTVAETSTHTHRDEHGHEHTMESDKEADVALVSLKSADGRGALPVFTSIPKLTAWHKDARPVAVWMPRACLSAVDEGNELVVVDPGANLTYVVRRPGVYALAQQQQWTPSYEDVQIAEELSSLTDLIPGLAQLAMAPGRGVATQTADGKVIPGGGAGPELALVATPHDPNDTVGNKLLLATLQSLIADQPLLNERADTVELVLGAAE, encoded by the coding sequence ATGAAAGACCAACCACAACTGCCCGGACACATTCAAGCAGCCATCGATCGCAACCTGGCCCGCCAAAACCGGGATGCCTTCGGTCGTCCCGCGGACTCGGCCGGTACCAGTTGGCAAGGCCGCGATCTCACCGGTCCGGGCATCGACGGCTCGAAGAATCCGCTGCACGCATTCGACACGGACGATGGGCTAGAAGACGAGCGGTGGACCAAGGTCAGTCAAAAACTGCTTGCCGGAGAAGCGGATGAAAAAGATGTCTTCAAGGTGCTGGAAGCCATCCGTGTCTTCGCCGCTGTGGTCCCTACTGTGGCGGAAACTTCGACGCACACCCACCGTGATGAGCACGGACATGAGCACACGATGGAATCCGATAAGGAAGCCGATGTAGCACTTGTGTCTTTGAAGTCAGCCGATGGGCGCGGTGCGCTACCGGTCTTCACTTCTATTCCGAAGCTGACAGCATGGCATAAAGACGCACGGCCGGTGGCTGTATGGATGCCACGTGCCTGTCTCAGCGCCGTCGATGAAGGCAATGAGCTGGTGGTTGTCGATCCGGGCGCCAACCTTACATATGTGGTCCGTCGGCCTGGAGTGTATGCCCTCGCTCAGCAACAACAATGGACACCCTCCTACGAGGATGTCCAGATCGCTGAAGAACTCTCGAGCCTGACAGACCTCATCCCAGGCTTAGCCCAACTGGCAATGGCCCCCGGTCGCGGTGTGGCAACACAAACCGCCGACGGCAAAGTGATCCCCGGTGGGGGAGCCGGACCCGAACTGGCATTAGTCGCAACACCGCACGACCCCAACGACACGGTGGGAAACAAGCTGCTGCTCGCCACGTTGCAATCGTTGATCGCTGATCAACCACTACTCAATGAGCGTGCCGACACCGTCGAATTAGTTTTGGGTGCCGCCGAGTAG
- the priA gene encoding bifunctional 1-(5-phosphoribosyl)-5-((5-phosphoribosylamino)methylideneamino)imidazole-4-carboxamide isomerase/phosphoribosylanthranilate isomerase PriA — protein MTTPLQLLPAVDVQDGQAVRLVQGEYGTATNYGDPFDAAIGWQKAGAEWLHLVDLDAAFGHGNNREIIRRITGELGIKIELSGGLRDDASLDEALAMGATRVNLGTAALENPEWTAQVIEKYGDKIAVGLDVRGEKLATRGWVEEGGNLWDVLGHLEEAGCARYVVTDITKDGTLTGPNTELLVKIAEHTGKPVIASGGISTLDDIATLSTMVDQGIEGAIIGKALYAGQFTLQEALHVASAPAGDDS, from the coding sequence ATGACCACACCTTTACAACTCTTACCCGCAGTCGATGTACAAGACGGTCAAGCCGTCAGACTCGTACAGGGCGAATACGGCACAGCCACAAACTACGGTGATCCCTTCGATGCGGCGATCGGATGGCAAAAAGCCGGTGCAGAATGGTTGCACCTAGTCGATCTCGATGCAGCCTTCGGCCACGGCAACAACCGTGAAATCATTCGCCGTATTACCGGAGAACTCGGTATCAAAATTGAGCTGTCCGGTGGCTTACGTGACGATGCTTCCCTCGACGAAGCTTTGGCGATGGGAGCTACCCGTGTGAACCTTGGCACCGCTGCGTTAGAAAACCCGGAGTGGACCGCGCAAGTGATCGAAAAATACGGGGATAAGATCGCCGTCGGACTCGACGTGCGTGGTGAAAAGCTCGCGACCCGCGGCTGGGTGGAAGAAGGCGGCAATCTGTGGGATGTGCTCGGCCACCTGGAAGAGGCTGGCTGTGCGCGCTATGTCGTAACAGATATCACCAAAGACGGTACGCTCACCGGCCCTAATACCGAACTGTTGGTGAAAATCGCCGAACACACCGGCAAACCCGTTATCGCTTCGGGAGGCATTTCCACGCTGGATGATATAGCCACACTGTCTACCATGGTGGATCAAGGGATCGAAGGCGCGATCATTGGCAAAGCCCTCTACGCCGGGCAATTTACCTTGCAAGAAGCGCTCCATGTAGCCTCCGCTCCCGCAGGCGATGACTCCTAA
- the hflX gene encoding GTPase HflX: protein MVTSNEPTDRQVDEQVKTLIDRILSADNAKPSHSSAIDAPTGAQALDAGGSNHTVYDGDQLDLEQRHALRRVQGLSTELDDVTEVEYRRLRLEQVVLAGLWTEGTMTEAEHSLQELAALAHTAGSTVLDGIIQRRHAPDPATFLGRGKARELAEIVQNNGADTVILDTELAPSQRRGLEDVVGVKVIDRTALILDIFAQHAQSKEGKAQVELAQLEYLLPRLRGWGESMSRQAGGQAAGGAGIGSRGPGETKIELDRRRIRDRMAKLRRDIKHMENARQTKRARRRRNQIPSVAIAGYTNAGKSSLLNRLTQAGVLVENALFATLDPTVRAAETPDGVAYTLSDTVGFVRQLPTQLVEAFRSTLEEVDESDLILHVVDASHPEPEAQIQAVHQVFGDTDIAGIQELVVFNKADAADSLVLARLRRRYPTAVIVSAATGEGFEELEQAIAERLPRPSVHLDLLVPYTDGEIVHQLHSDDTEILAESYEPEGTAMTVLVYPEDKDHYLSYVR from the coding sequence ATGGTCACCTCAAACGAACCCACTGATCGTCAGGTTGATGAGCAAGTCAAGACGCTGATCGATCGGATCCTGTCGGCCGATAACGCGAAACCATCGCACAGCAGCGCGATCGACGCCCCAACGGGCGCGCAAGCATTAGACGCCGGGGGATCAAACCATACTGTTTATGACGGTGACCAGCTCGATCTAGAACAGCGTCACGCGCTGCGTCGAGTACAAGGGCTATCCACCGAACTCGATGACGTCACTGAGGTCGAATACCGTCGGTTGCGGCTCGAACAGGTGGTATTGGCCGGGTTATGGACCGAAGGCACGATGACGGAAGCTGAGCACTCGCTTCAGGAATTAGCCGCACTGGCGCATACGGCCGGATCAACCGTGCTCGATGGCATTATTCAACGCCGGCATGCGCCCGATCCCGCGACCTTTTTGGGGCGCGGCAAAGCCCGTGAGCTCGCCGAGATCGTGCAAAACAACGGTGCGGACACCGTGATTCTCGACACCGAGTTGGCACCATCGCAACGCCGTGGCCTTGAAGATGTGGTTGGCGTCAAAGTTATTGACCGCACCGCGCTGATTCTTGATATTTTTGCTCAACATGCCCAATCGAAAGAGGGCAAAGCGCAAGTTGAGCTCGCGCAATTAGAGTATCTCCTGCCGCGACTACGCGGTTGGGGTGAGTCGATGTCGCGTCAGGCCGGTGGTCAAGCCGCCGGTGGTGCCGGGATCGGGTCACGCGGTCCCGGTGAAACCAAAATCGAGTTAGACCGGCGCCGCATTCGCGACCGGATGGCCAAACTCCGCCGCGACATCAAACACATGGAGAACGCTCGACAGACGAAACGCGCGCGTCGTCGTCGCAACCAAATCCCGTCGGTCGCGATCGCCGGTTACACCAACGCTGGCAAGTCTTCGTTACTAAACCGTCTGACGCAGGCGGGCGTGCTCGTAGAAAACGCGCTATTTGCCACGCTGGACCCAACGGTCCGAGCCGCTGAAACACCGGACGGCGTGGCCTATACGCTGTCGGATACCGTGGGTTTCGTCCGGCAACTTCCAACGCAGTTGGTCGAAGCCTTCCGTTCAACTTTGGAAGAAGTCGACGAGTCGGATTTGATCCTGCACGTGGTCGACGCCTCGCACCCAGAACCTGAAGCCCAAATTCAAGCCGTGCATCAGGTTTTTGGTGATACCGACATCGCCGGTATCCAGGAGCTGGTGGTCTTCAATAAAGCAGATGCTGCCGACTCGTTGGTATTGGCTCGACTACGCAGAAGGTACCCGACCGCTGTGATCGTTTCGGCTGCAACCGGTGAAGGGTTCGAAGAACTTGAACAAGCCATCGCGGAGCGGCTGCCCCGACCAAGCGTCCATCTGGATCTCTTGGTGCCATATACCGATGGAGAGATCGTCCACCAGTTACACTCGGATGACACCGAAATCCTGGCCGAAAGTTACGAGCCAGAAGGCACAGCGATGACCGTGCTGGTGTACCCCGAGGATAAGGACCACTACCTAAGTTATGTCCGGTAA
- a CDS encoding ATP-dependent DNA helicase, with amino-acid sequence MSGNQPVDTATASQAETQVTEWLADVVDALGGQDRPGQRQMATEVTKALESGTHLLVQAGTGTGKSLAYLIPAVEYALGSESPVIIATATLALQNQIIKRDLPRLLETLGPSLPRAVDVALLKGRANYVCKHKLHGAATPAEDDSLLATTDVTGQPLSQLGEEVVRLREWAEETDTGDRDDLKPGVTDDAWRQVSVTARECIGASKCPFAEECFSELAREAAGKADLVVTNHAMLAIAAFEDLNLMPEADAIVIDEAHELTDRVTSAVTLHLSGPMIRTVAKQARQEAAVVASDLTDAAAALEAAFVTAPSGWFAQGLNEQQLNALETVHNETRQMISDLKGSGGTDTEDSQRQLVKNRLTEILETTDQILTAGSQPQGSTVVWATRPSHFEPGQGWIEADPNSAPLLYTAPLSIAGKFRDKLLDDTTTILTSATLTVGGKFDAIAGDLGFTLNGGAKYQTLDVGSPFEYPKQGILYVADDLPKPGPQPTAQSHERLEQLLHASRGGALCLFSSRSAAKSAADEMRLRFGDQMNILVQGEATLSGLIEEFIDDPTACLFGTLTLWQGVDVPGNALRLVTIDRIPFPRPDDPLSSARARHISQRGGNGFMAVSATHAAVRMAQGAGRLIRSTSDRGVVAVLDSRLATAGYGGFLRASMPDFWSTRSLDQVLQSLTRLSADL; translated from the coding sequence ATGTCCGGTAATCAACCGGTAGACACAGCGACAGCCAGCCAAGCGGAGACACAAGTCACCGAATGGTTGGCTGATGTTGTTGACGCCCTGGGCGGTCAGGACCGTCCTGGTCAACGACAAATGGCCACCGAAGTCACCAAGGCCTTGGAATCCGGCACCCACCTGCTCGTCCAGGCCGGCACAGGCACCGGGAAATCCTTGGCGTATTTGATTCCCGCAGTGGAGTATGCCTTGGGGAGCGAATCGCCGGTCATCATCGCCACCGCCACTCTGGCATTGCAAAACCAGATCATCAAACGTGATCTGCCGCGCCTGCTCGAAACGTTGGGTCCCTCACTGCCCCGCGCAGTTGATGTTGCCCTCCTCAAGGGACGCGCCAACTACGTGTGCAAGCATAAGCTTCATGGTGCCGCGACCCCGGCAGAAGATGACAGTCTGCTCGCGACCACCGATGTCACCGGTCAACCGCTATCCCAATTGGGTGAAGAAGTGGTGCGACTGCGCGAATGGGCCGAAGAAACCGACACCGGTGATCGTGACGACCTCAAACCCGGCGTCACGGATGATGCCTGGCGGCAGGTCTCCGTGACCGCTCGAGAATGTATTGGCGCCTCGAAATGCCCGTTTGCTGAAGAATGCTTTTCCGAACTTGCCCGTGAGGCAGCCGGTAAGGCGGACCTTGTCGTGACCAACCATGCCATGCTCGCCATCGCGGCCTTCGAGGATCTCAACCTCATGCCCGAAGCGGATGCGATCGTCATCGATGAGGCTCATGAACTCACCGACCGTGTGACGTCAGCTGTGACGTTGCACCTGTCAGGTCCGATGATTCGCACGGTGGCCAAACAAGCCAGACAAGAGGCAGCTGTTGTTGCATCGGATCTCACCGATGCGGCGGCAGCGCTTGAGGCGGCGTTTGTGACCGCACCGTCGGGGTGGTTTGCTCAAGGTCTCAACGAGCAACAGCTCAACGCCCTGGAAACAGTGCACAACGAAACCCGCCAGATGATTAGCGATCTGAAAGGTTCCGGTGGAACCGACACAGAAGACTCCCAACGTCAGTTAGTTAAAAATCGCCTGACGGAGATTCTGGAAACCACCGACCAAATTCTCACGGCCGGTTCACAGCCACAAGGAAGCACGGTCGTTTGGGCCACGAGGCCCTCGCATTTTGAACCCGGACAAGGTTGGATAGAAGCCGATCCGAACTCTGCGCCGTTGCTTTACACGGCGCCACTATCGATCGCGGGGAAATTCCGCGACAAACTCTTAGACGACACCACGACCATTCTGACTTCGGCCACGCTCACTGTCGGCGGGAAATTCGATGCGATCGCCGGTGATCTCGGCTTCACCCTCAACGGGGGAGCGAAATACCAAACGTTAGACGTGGGCAGTCCTTTCGAATACCCCAAACAGGGTATTTTGTACGTCGCCGATGATCTGCCCAAACCCGGGCCGCAACCCACAGCACAATCTCACGAGCGTCTCGAGCAGCTCCTGCATGCTTCCCGCGGCGGCGCACTGTGTCTGTTCTCCTCGCGCAGCGCGGCAAAATCAGCAGCAGACGAGATGCGCCTACGTTTTGGCGACCAGATGAACATTCTCGTCCAAGGCGAAGCCACCCTATCCGGGTTGATCGAAGAGTTTATTGACGATCCCACAGCTTGTCTCTTTGGCACCCTCACCTTGTGGCAAGGCGTTGATGTGCCAGGAAACGCCCTACGTCTTGTCACGATCGACCGTATCCCATTTCCGCGCCCCGACGATCCGCTCTCCTCAGCACGAGCTCGTCACATCAGCCAACGCGGTGGCAATGGCTTCATGGCAGTATCCGCTACACACGCCGCAGTGCGTATGGCCCAGGGAGCAGGCCGCCTCATTCGTTCCACTTCGGACCGAGGCGTCGTAGCAGTGCTGGACTCCCGACTAGCAACTGCAGGGTACGGCGGATTCCTACGGGCCTCCATGCCGGACTTCTGGTCGACGCGCTCGCTGGACCAGGTCTTGCAAAGCCTGACCAGACTATCCGCTGACCTCTAA
- a CDS encoding LysM peptidoglycan-binding domain-containing protein, with the protein MRHSTIHNTTQKLHLTPKGKLVLTGLVLMLVVACMLLASARPAVPPAMAAEGIQPDTYQQILIQPGDTLWDISSRIAQESDHTAVMEHIVAYNDLESSELQVGQTLFVPVDN; encoded by the coding sequence ATGCGACACTCGACCATTCACAACACCACACAGAAACTTCACCTCACGCCCAAAGGCAAGCTCGTGCTGACAGGCCTGGTCCTGATGCTCGTCGTAGCTTGTATGCTGTTAGCTTCGGCCCGGCCGGCCGTCCCTCCAGCCATGGCGGCGGAAGGTATCCAGCCCGACACCTATCAACAAATCCTGATTCAACCCGGCGACACACTATGGGATATATCATCTCGGATCGCGCAGGAATCGGATCACACTGCAGTCATGGAACACATTGTGGCCTATAACGATCTTGAGAGCTCAGAACTGCAGGTGGGACAGACCTTGTTTGTGCCGGTGGATAACTAG
- a CDS encoding LLM class flavin-dependent oxidoreductase, with product MQFGIFTIGDVTPDPHTGQAPTEHQRILDTVKIAKHAEQAGFEVFATGQHHNPPFVAPGNPPVLLSYLAAQTQDLILSTATTLITTMDPVRLAEDYAYLQHLADGRVDLAMGRGNTGPVYPWFGKDIRQGIPLAVENYNLLYRLWREEEVDWEGRFRTPLQQFTATPRPLDDVPPFVWHGSIRSPEIAEQAAYYGDGFFHNNIFWNKEHVIQMVQLYRQRYEYYGHGKAHQAYVALGGQAFMRENSQDAWNEFRPYFDNAPVYGHGPTMEDFTKMTPLTVGSPQQVIERTLEFRDWVGDYQRQMFLIDHAGLPTETVLEQIDLFGEKVLPVLREEFAKNRPADVPDAPTHEFLKNRHAAGNAPIAGGGEGSQAHADRQKAKENETN from the coding sequence ATGCAGTTTGGCATATTTACCATTGGGGATGTCACCCCTGACCCCCATACGGGACAGGCCCCGACAGAACACCAGCGCATCTTGGACACGGTGAAAATCGCCAAGCATGCCGAGCAGGCCGGCTTTGAAGTTTTTGCCACCGGGCAACACCACAACCCGCCCTTCGTGGCGCCTGGCAACCCACCGGTGCTGTTGTCCTATCTCGCCGCGCAAACCCAAGATTTAATCCTTTCGACCGCCACCACGCTTATCACCACGATGGATCCAGTGCGCTTAGCTGAAGACTACGCGTACCTCCAACACTTGGCCGATGGCCGAGTGGACCTGGCTATGGGTCGGGGGAACACCGGTCCGGTCTACCCGTGGTTTGGTAAAGATATCCGCCAAGGCATCCCGCTGGCAGTGGAAAACTACAATCTGCTATACCGCTTATGGCGCGAGGAAGAGGTGGACTGGGAAGGCCGCTTCCGCACGCCCTTACAGCAGTTCACCGCTACTCCCCGTCCACTCGACGATGTTCCGCCGTTTGTATGGCACGGCTCCATTCGTTCCCCTGAAATCGCCGAGCAAGCCGCATATTATGGTGACGGGTTCTTCCACAACAATATTTTCTGGAATAAAGAACACGTGATCCAGATGGTGCAGCTCTACCGGCAACGCTACGAGTACTATGGGCACGGCAAGGCGCATCAGGCCTATGTTGCCCTAGGTGGCCAGGCGTTTATGCGGGAGAACTCTCAGGATGCATGGAACGAGTTCCGGCCCTATTTCGATAATGCGCCCGTATATGGACACGGTCCGACGATGGAAGACTTCACGAAAATGACTCCGCTCACGGTAGGGTCGCCGCAACAAGTTATCGAACGGACGCTGGAATTTCGCGACTGGGTTGGTGATTACCAGCGGCAGATGTTCTTAATTGACCATGCTGGTTTGCCGACAGAAACCGTTTTGGAACAAATCGACCTCTTTGGCGAAAAGGTGCTGCCGGTGCTGCGGGAGGAATTTGCGAAGAATCGTCCAGCGGATGTTCCAGACGCCCCGACTCACGAATTCCTAAAAAACCGGCACGCCGCGGGGAACGCCCCGATAGCCGGCGGCGGCGAGGGGTCTCAAGCCCACGCCGATCGGCAGAAGGCCAAAGAAAACGAAACAAACTAA
- a CDS encoding MarR family winged helix-turn-helix transcriptional regulator codes for MTNSFTELTDDQLQQPLGPAFRVYFETTARLLDRLEKRLKQQVGLTLSEYNTLLLLSEAPHGQMRMGQLAEAIVFSPSRLTYQVKVMTDRGLVNRVKCPEDGRAWQAELTPEGRTLFRRASVIHAIGVKELFTDVVSEEQLIQLHHIFSQVSQNLDDVPED; via the coding sequence TTGACCAACTCCTTCACGGAACTGACTGACGATCAACTACAGCAACCGCTCGGACCGGCGTTCCGAGTGTATTTTGAAACAACCGCGCGCTTACTAGATCGGTTGGAGAAACGCCTCAAGCAGCAGGTCGGTCTGACCCTTAGTGAATACAACACGTTACTCTTACTCTCCGAAGCGCCCCATGGGCAAATGCGGATGGGGCAACTGGCAGAAGCGATCGTGTTTTCACCGTCTCGCTTGACCTATCAAGTCAAGGTTATGACCGATCGGGGTTTAGTAAATCGAGTGAAATGTCCCGAAGACGGCAGGGCCTGGCAGGCTGAGTTAACTCCGGAAGGCCGTACGTTGTTCCGTCGCGCCTCGGTCATTCATGCGATAGGTGTCAAAGAGTTATTTACTGATGTCGTTTCCGAGGAACAGCTGATCCAGCTGCATCACATCTTTTCTCAAGTATCGCAAAACCTGGATGACGTGCCCGAAGATTAA
- a CDS encoding CE1759 family FMN reductase: protein MDTAFESTDPFTPDTRHIAVVAAGLSDPSSSAMLAKHLSEATADALAEDGYRPVVHHSELREVATDIAESLVTFSRSEKLSEMIAEVEQADAIITVSPVFKASYSGLFKSFWDLIDSDALRGVPVQLGATGGSPRHSLVIDNAMRPLFSYLRMRVMPVGVYAATEDWGAADSSHSSEDPDSNAAYLSRRITQAGQDLAEVTARMDPRPRRAPSQPKDLEVTPFDQLLHGTD, encoded by the coding sequence ATGGATACAGCATTCGAATCGACGGATCCGTTTACCCCGGATACCCGTCATATTGCGGTGGTCGCTGCGGGTCTGAGCGATCCGAGTTCCAGCGCGATGCTGGCGAAACACCTCAGTGAAGCGACGGCTGACGCATTGGCCGAAGATGGGTATCGTCCAGTCGTACATCATTCTGAATTACGTGAGGTCGCCACCGACATCGCGGAATCGCTGGTGACATTTAGCAGATCAGAGAAACTATCAGAAATGATTGCCGAAGTTGAGCAAGCCGACGCAATCATCACGGTTTCACCGGTCTTCAAAGCATCTTATTCGGGTTTATTCAAGTCTTTTTGGGATCTCATAGACAGCGATGCCCTTCGAGGGGTTCCCGTCCAACTGGGTGCCACCGGTGGCAGCCCTCGCCACTCGCTGGTCATTGATAATGCCATGCGCCCACTCTTTTCCTACTTGCGCATGCGCGTCATGCCCGTCGGGGTCTATGCTGCCACCGAGGACTGGGGAGCCGCCGACAGCTCCCACAGTAGCGAAGACCCTGACTCGAATGCGGCATACCTCAGCCGCCGCATAACCCAAGCTGGTCAAGATCTTGCCGAGGTAACCGCCCGTATGGATCCGCGGCCACGTCGTGCACCCTCACAGCCTAAGGATTTAGAGGTGACTCCATTTGACCAACTCCTTCACGGAACTGACTGA
- a CDS encoding histidinol-phosphate transaminase — protein MTNQQDEAKTSALEALPLRDDLRGQSPYGAPQLEVTHLLNTNENTHSVPQVVVDAIGEAVHHAATSLNRYPDREFTELRRRLAQYLGHGLTEDNVWAANGSNEVLQQILQAFGGPGRTVLSFPPTYSMYPLLASGTNTQYIHGVRQEDFTLTPESAAQQVKDNQPNIVILCSPNNPTGTALGLDVVEAVYEAGEEFNTMVVVDEAYEEFALEGTRSALTLLPGRERLIISRTMSKAFALAGARVGYLAASAQVTDALRLVRLPYHLSAITQAAANAALQHVDVLLATVDQIKAQRDRIVEELGQMGLQPAISDSNFVFFGWFDDAHAVWQGLLDRGVLIRDVGIPHHLRVTAGTEEETTAFLVALREVIGA, from the coding sequence GTGACTAATCAGCAAGACGAAGCCAAAACCAGTGCTCTTGAGGCGTTGCCTCTCCGCGACGATCTACGCGGACAAAGCCCCTACGGTGCACCCCAACTTGAAGTAACGCACTTGCTCAATACCAATGAGAACACGCATTCGGTACCGCAGGTGGTTGTCGATGCCATTGGGGAGGCCGTCCATCACGCTGCGACGTCACTCAACCGCTATCCCGATCGCGAATTTACCGAGCTGCGCCGTCGACTAGCCCAATATCTCGGTCACGGACTGACCGAAGACAACGTCTGGGCTGCTAATGGCTCGAATGAAGTCCTACAACAAATATTGCAGGCATTTGGGGGACCAGGACGCACGGTGCTGAGCTTCCCGCCCACCTACTCGATGTACCCGCTGTTAGCTTCAGGCACCAACACCCAATATATTCATGGCGTTCGGCAAGAAGACTTTACGCTGACTCCCGAATCAGCCGCTCAGCAGGTCAAAGACAACCAGCCCAACATTGTGATCCTGTGTTCGCCCAACAACCCGACCGGCACGGCACTAGGACTCGATGTGGTCGAAGCCGTCTACGAGGCGGGAGAAGAATTCAATACCATGGTGGTGGTCGACGAAGCGTACGAAGAATTTGCGCTGGAAGGCACCCGTTCGGCACTGACATTGCTACCGGGACGCGAACGTCTTATTATCTCTCGCACCATGTCTAAAGCCTTCGCGCTTGCTGGTGCGCGGGTGGGGTACTTGGCCGCTTCTGCACAGGTGACCGATGCATTACGTCTAGTGCGGTTGCCTTACCATCTGTCGGCCATTACGCAGGCAGCAGCCAACGCTGCATTGCAACACGTGGACGTTCTGCTGGCAACCGTGGATCAGATTAAGGCCCAACGCGACCGAATCGTCGAAGAGTTGGGGCAGATGGGTCTCCAACCTGCGATCTCGGATTCAAACTTCGTCTTCTTCGGCTGGTTTGACGATGCCCATGCTGTTTGGCAGGGCTTATTAGACCGCGGGGTATTAATCCGGGACGTTGGCATCCCGCACCATCTTCGGGTCACCGCCGGAACAGAAGAAGAAACCACGGCGTTTTTGGTTGCGCTGCGGGAAGTAATCGGCGCATAA
- the hisH gene encoding imidazole glycerol phosphate synthase subunit HisH translates to MPTKVPTIAIADYGIGNLGSLANALEHCGAKVVLTDQGQELLEADGMILPGNGAFAASKAAMQDRSILRWVGQRVAGGRPVLAVCVGFQILFDGSEEFGSHEGMGEWPGTVKKLPTKAVPHIGWSHVTPVADSALFAGLTDERFYFSHSYGVLDWNFDQGNEAMVPPQVSWAHHDADFVAAVENGPLAGVQFHPELSGRAGLTLLKNWLGSF, encoded by the coding sequence GTGCCAACCAAGGTTCCAACTATCGCAATAGCTGATTACGGCATCGGCAACCTCGGTTCGTTAGCAAACGCCCTAGAGCACTGCGGTGCCAAGGTGGTTTTGACGGACCAGGGCCAAGAACTGCTCGAGGCTGACGGCATGATCTTGCCAGGTAATGGCGCGTTCGCAGCGAGTAAAGCGGCCATGCAGGATCGCAGTATCCTGCGCTGGGTTGGGCAGCGCGTGGCCGGCGGACGCCCGGTATTGGCAGTCTGTGTAGGATTTCAGATCCTCTTTGACGGCTCGGAAGAGTTCGGGTCGCACGAGGGCATGGGAGAATGGCCAGGCACCGTCAAGAAGTTGCCGACCAAAGCCGTGCCCCACATTGGGTGGAGTCACGTCACGCCCGTGGCTGACAGCGCGCTGTTCGCCGGGCTCACCGATGAACGCTTTTATTTTTCACATTCTTACGGTGTGCTCGACTGGAATTTTGATCAGGGCAACGAAGCGATGGTTCCACCACAGGTCTCATGGGCTCATCACGATGCCGACTTCGTGGCAGCGGTAGAAAACGGGCCGCTGGCGGGCGTGCAATTCCACCCGGAATTGTCAGGTCGCGCAGGCCTGACCCTGCTGAAGAATTGGTTAGGATCGTTCTAA